TTTGTAGTGACATTTGTGATCTTTGGTaattccctgacttttcatctagtgccaccatgagattgacattttaatttctttcagTAAAATATATCAACAACTATCAGATGGATAGTCCTGAAATTTTACCTTCAGGTCATCACTTTGCTGTTGtagtgccaccatcaggtcaacgCTGTAATTTGTCCAAAATTTAGATCAAtaacacctgcaaaactaatcACATTGCGTTAGCATTTAAAGTTAAGTTGTGTCcaagtgcagcctcacagagctgttagcttGTGGACTTTTAGACTTCCATTATTGTGAAAAGCACAAATGTCATTATAATATGATATTTTCTAGATTGAAATAGATTTGTTAGATTGATTAGTTTTGACAGGCTAATGGTGACTGTGGTTGCCTGCTTTCACAGGCTGCTCTCCATCAAATTAGGTGGTTTAGGGTCTCATATTTTGGTCGTCATATGAGCTCATTcacattaatgtttgtaaaattgATCAGGAAATGGATATTATCCATATTGCAGATACATCTGTTTACACTGAAACATCTTGGCATCTATGCTTGTGTGATAGAGGAAAATTTCCGTAGAACTAGTTTAAATTAGAGTGTTATCTTTGTCATTACTGAGGATCAAAGCTCATTTTTGATTGCAGGAACAGTAGAGGCTAAAAATGTAATCTGAACATCTACAATTCCATAAACACAGGGCAAAACTTGTCATGTGATTGGATCGAAAGCTTCAGAATATCCACTAAACTGACTTAGTGATGTCATGGTCTTCTTTCCTGTTGTTATGGTTTCATAAGGCAGCATGAGCAGGCAATTAAATTTGGACTTAACTCAAAGtttaactgactgaaatgactaTCGAAAAGTACAAAAAGTTGTCATATTTACGTAAGTGATGAGAACACAAGAAAAATTATTTGAAATAATAGTTTTGTAAATTTTAAGTACTTACTTTTATTTAGGAAAAGTAAATGTAGAGCTTAACTCTAGTTGAGAGATATTTACCAGTGGGCAAAGTGTATTCACGGCAGCATCATTATTCTGCTACAAAAACACAACGTTCAGATATTTCTTGCAGTGCATAGCCATTTAATGACAATGTTTGAGCATGGACAAAGCTGTACAAGAACCAGTGCAGCAAAGGCAGCCAatatgtttcatttaaaaactcaCCAGTAAATCTGAAAGAACAGGAAAGTAAATCTGCTagatgagaagaagaaaggcATTTCAGACTGTGGACCTATAGTTTAATGGAAACACTCAGTCCTTACTCAACAGATTATGTGACATTAAATGCTACCCGCTTAAAAAAGACCATACCACTAGTTTTTACAAGTGACATCCCCATAACCTATTCTGCAAATCAGTTGTTCTGTATTTCTCCAACCTTCTACGCAGCCACTggtttcttttttgtctgtgcAGTCTGAAAAATTAATCAGTCCATCACAGTGAATATCAAGTCTCCAGTGATTTTGGTCAAAGTTCCATTATTGTTCACTGGTAATGCAGTTTAAATGCAGATCTAACAAATTAATGAAAGCTTCATGTTCAGTGTGATGGATTAAACAACTACAGTGAGTAGTTTCAAGAGTCTGCTAATTACTTTTCAGGCTGCATGGATATTAAGGGAGACTAGTGACAGTAGGAAAAATATGTTCAAAGCATTATTTGCAAAATGGTTATCTGTGATGTAGACAGGATTTTAGCAAAAGGGCTAATACATGCTAAGTCTTTGGTCTGgtcattttttgagcatttagAACCTGACTGATACCAGATTTTAAAGACCAATACAGATTGTCAATGTTTGCGactttctgaaaaaaaaaatctcatggATGATATATACTGGctgataaagaaagaaagaaaaactagcAGCTGAAACTGTTGCcgaaaaataatcagcaactatGTTTGGCAACCGACTAATCGTTACAgtaattttcatgcaaaaatgtcTGCATTTTCTTTAAGTACCCCTTAAATTTGGttattaaaggtgctatatgttaGTTTTTTCTATCACTACATAGAGAACGatagcattaacagctgcttactTATCTAAAGCGTCAActatcattgtgtttacaagacaagatgTTAGAATATGGGCAGCATTACTTCATCGTattctcatgttggactgagggcaggcTGGACGCTATAATGATTCACTATTGCAAAGcggttagcttgttagcatgctaacttcaggagtggcaaagaagtgacagaaaacaagagttaacGTTGGCGTTGTTTTCCACAGCTGAGGATATCTCTTAGTGAGTAAAAGAATTAagttttgatgctgaactctcACATTTCTTCTAGGTTGTTAAGTAAGCAACTGAAAATGCTAACAAAAACTTATATGTAGCACCTTTTAAGAGCTGTGATCAACAATATTTACTAAGCAGGACATtttgctctctggtggacaaactatgtAATGACAACACAGTTTCTGTATTACCTCCAAACATATCTTTGGCATGTGCGCACGTTCTGCCAACATATACGCCTGATATATCCAATTAAAATCCACCAATTTATCTGTGGGCTTTAGTTTATACAGCAGACGTTCTGTATTAGCTGTGACTTATAGTAAGACTATAAAGATGGTGGAGGGCAAAGACGAGTGAGCTCTACATTCACACAGCCTTCACTGCACATGCTCAGACTGCCACGACTGACACTGATTGGCTGATGCACAACTCTGACTGGCAGCTAACATGTGACTTGACACTCCAGTGCAGCACAGACAGGGCGACCTGACATTTCACTGAACATCTCTCAAATACAGCCCGCGCTCCAAATCatgcagtgaaacacaaacCAACCTCTGGTGCTGGTTTATGTGCAAAACATGGTGGAGAGAGAGTTATTTTAAGATGAtgactattttttaaaaacaggctGTATTACAAAGAGGATACAAGAGCAACAACAATTCCATAGGAATTTAAGCTGAGTTTAACACATTCGTCCGTCCCCCTTTGTCTTTCTGTACAGACTCTTCATCTCCCAGCACCACAAACAGGGTGAGGGGGTGCAGGGTTGCCCATCTTAATGAGAATCATGATTTcagcatattaaaaaaaaaatcccaggaTTCACAGGTGAGAGTGGAAAACCTGCAGCTCAGGTGAGTATTTAGTTCTTAGACGTTTGTGTGGATTCAAGAAACTCCTTCGCAGCAGATGACAGGTTTTGCACCAGTTGTCTCACCACACCCTCCTGCTCCCTGGCCCAGGATAGGCCATCGTCCACGGCGACATTGACTGGCACGCACATGGCCTCCTTCTGCAGGTCGGTCAGTCGGCAGGTGGTGGCGACTCCCACTAATCCCAGCAGCAGTAGGAGGAGGAGCTTGAACAGCAGGCCAATGAGAGAACGTCGAGGTTTTCGGTGCTGATTCCACGGCGACTTTTTTATCTGCTGAGATGAAACGAGTGGATGACATTagaacaaccaaaaaaaaaaaccacccCAAACACACTCTCAAAGATCTGTACTTGTTTCAGCATGATACCAACAAATAAACTATGCTAATCAAGAACACAAAGTGGGTCCTGGGAATATGAAAACTTTCTGCCTCAGGTAAATCAACACTGAGTAAATCCATGAACATGTGTGCCAATATTTTTTTTGCTAGAAATATTCCAACCACaagttgtgtgtattttttaaaaattggcCTGAGACAAGTCAGCGTGACTGAAAACTCTGGAAAGCCAGGGCGTCCAGTGGAACTGTAATGTAACTGTTTAGTTCCCAGCTAGGGGacatttgctgcatgtcatagcccttctctctctttctgcccttattctctgttttttttctagaCTGTtaactatcaaataaaggcaaaaatgccaCGTGTTGTAGGACTCGTTCACACTAGCCTGCAAAATCACTTAGTGTTTATTCTTTAAGTTAAATAATATGCTAATAATGGTGattaaaacaaatcattcaGACCTTTACTCCCACCTGCTGCCTGTCcgttctttttcttcttctcctcgctcttcttcttctgctgttcCTGTGCAGCTAAGGCCGCCATCTGAGCGTTGtactctttcctcctcttctccttttcctcctgccTTCTCCCGTTTACgagcctctttctctcttgcctCTCGCTCCCTCTGCTTtgcctccctcttcctctccagctcTGATTGACGGATGAAGAAAAATGCAGATTATGGTCACATGTGGTCACCTGGTCCACTCCCTAAACTCTCCCGGAAACAGTTTCCAAGCTCAAATGAAAAGATTTCCTGACACTCACCTTTTTCCCTCAAAAGACGCTTCTCTCGCGCTCGATCTACCTCGTCCTGGATGGCTCTCATGTGCTGTagaacctgaaaaaaaaacaacaacagacctTTAGTTTTGGATACTTGCATTTAAGTACTCTGTGTGAACTGGTCTATTTCTCAGTCACCTTGGAGGCACACTGTTTGCACTGCTTCTCATCCAGACAGTCTCCTGCTGCCTTGGCGAGGCCGGGCTCCAGCGGGTTATCCTTCAGATCCAACCACTTCAGACTCTgagtacaaaaacacacacaagcaaagtTAAATAAACTGTGTCAGACTTCAAAACAAAGCCAGAGAGGCCACATCATGTGAAGTAAGGACATGACATTTGACTTTTTATGACTCACATGcgcagagaaataaaatatatcgACAAAGGTCTGCATTTAATAGTCTGACATACACTTAAGCTGCACcttcatatttactgcacagacatgaaagtggtatcaatctttttatccaactctcagcaagaataaaatgatgaaatgtaaaTCTATTCCTTTAAGAAAACTACATCAGTCTTCCTTATTCATAAACCTCTTGGTTTGCCCCTTTTCATACACAAACTGtctaaataaagtttttacaAACTCCTGTGGTTTCCAGTTTTAAAAATCTGGCTGGAAAACTCTAACAGAAGCTTTGCCACACAACAACAGGTGACAGTCCTGGGAACTTTACAATGGGGATGTAAAAATTCTCCATATCCAGGGTTCGTTTTATAAGCCACAGATCCAAAACCACTTGGGGGACCAAAATGTTTCCATACTGCTGACCTGAATGAGCCCCAGGGTGTCTGCAATCCCaggataatttttttttaaataagtgtaATATGtgatatttacaaaatatactGCTTGCTTTAACTTTAGTCAGAATAATTATGTGTTGTAGTATTGATTgaggaattaaaaaaagagttttGTGACACTGGTAACATAATGGGAGCTCAACAGGCTGGCGGCTGGTTGGGGGTTTAGGGTGGGGGGACATATTGTGGTACCATCTTTCTATAACACACAGTATACACTGCATCGAAGTTTGTGTTTCAAGGACTCTATCAGAACAGCTTCATTTTCTAGCTCTTAACAGGAGCTGGACAGTGTCAGTCTTGACTTTGCACACACTGCTACACAACACATTTCAGCTTTATGTTATCAGGATCAGTACCAGTACCCACCCTGAGCTGAGAGAAGCTGACGGGCAGCTCAGTCAGCTTGTTGTTGTACAGATCCAGATGTTGGAGGTTGACCAGGTTCCCAAGGTCATCTGGCAGACAGGTGAGCTGGTTCTTACTCAGGTCTACCTTCACAAGGTGGGTCAGGGTGCAGAACTCtggctgcacagacagaaaccaAGCCAAAGAGAGAAGACCATCAATcttgatattttctgtttgttcaccACAGAGGGAACGTTAGAAAATGTGCAGAGGAGATTAATGATGGCAGAATTAGCAATAAACTGAAATAAGCTGTAAACAGgtagaaacaggaaaacagtagATTCAGCGGACTCCCAGACTTTGCTGGAAGGTGTGAAAGACTTAAAAGTGTcttaaaataaacttaaactcAGATTAATCTTTTTTATATAAAGTCATCCTGAGGCAGCATGATGAAAAattcagagagacaaaaacagcctCTTTCTAAAAATCCCATAATATTCTTTTTACTGGGACATTAAGAGTCAGGCTATGATGCAACAAGCAGCAACAACTACAGtttaagcatttaaaaaatCCCTTTATTACTGCATTGCATCACAACAAGGATTAGCACATTAATTATTCCATGATTGTAGAAAAGGCCAGCACTCTCTCACCTCATGAGTTGATACATTATCTTCTTCGTCCCTAAAACTAAACAATCAGACAAGTTTGAACTGCTCCCTAACTCAATATCTATCTCAAGGCCATAACATGTGATGACATATTGCAAACACACATTGCTTCATTTATAGgtgtcacaagccaaaaaggttaGGAACCACATATTTAAGGGGTAAAAGGGTGCATTTTAGTTCAGTacagtgtgactgtgttcaTACTCACTGGAAGGGAGGTAATGTTGTTGCAAGACAAGTCCACAACAGTTGCTTTGGGGAATAAAGCCTGTTGAGATAAATGAcagttttatatattattagAGTATGCTGTAActgcagcagtggtggaagaagtactcagaaCCTTTTACTTAAGGAATGCATTCAAAATTCTACTTGAGTACAAGTAAATAACCAGCGAAATGTACTTAAGTGtccaaagtaaaagtactgattTTGCAGAGTGGCATAACTTAGCAGAAGAACAATAAGTTATGGAGCCACTAAAGGTCCTGGGAAGTTACTCTAACCCGAGTCTAATGAACCGCAACAACTTAAAACATCTGTGTGGGTATATATGCAAGCCCCTTAATCCATAATGATTTATAAGATGAGCACGTAATATCAAGCTAACTAGTAGCTCTAGGTGTCAGAGAAATAAAACGTGCAgcatttccctctgaaatatggTGGAGTTAAAGTCTAAAGTGGCACAAAATGGAAGTATTCAAGTAAAGCACAAGTTCTGAAAATCCGTACTTAAGCgaaaatgtacttagttacttttcaccAGTGTGTAATTGTATATATAATAAGCATTTAGAGAGAGAGGCATGCTAACATCTAATCAGCCGAAACCAAAGGAGGAAGAGCCTTGAGTTTAAAGTTACAGTACACTGATTTAATGCCATTTGTGTGTAATTTCTCAGCATTttgacaacacagacagagacacagacacggTGAGTAACTTACCAGCTCTCTGACTGGCACCTCGGTGAGGTTACACAGGCTCAGGTCCACTTCATTCCCACTGATTTTATCCTTCAGGTTCAacactttgctgtttttactcATTCTGGAGtctgtgagaaaacacacatcagcgTTCACGTGAGAAATAAACACTAACACTGACTTTAACACCAGGAAAAATCCTATAACGTTAATGTTTTTACACGCTCTGCTCACCTGTTATAAAAGCTGCGACAAAACCGAGCTCGGATGTGACAACCGACGGAAAGAAAACGAGCGGTCCAGCTCCTAAAAATGAAGAAAGTTAGTGGAGCAGCTCTGAAATGTTGGTGAGTCTGTGCTTTTTCGGCAGCTGTGACTGCATCAATGGAATTCCACGTCACTGATTGAACGACAGCGTGCTGCCGTTGAAGACGTTGACGTTGAAGAGCGCCCCCTGCAGCACCGGAGGAAACTATAACACTTAAAAAACTTATGTTGCACAAAATACAACCGATAGCAGGGACACAGCCAGAGATTAGGAGTAATTAATcatgtgaataaatgaataaaaaattcCGATTTAAAACAATTGAGCTAAAATAAGATTTAACTAAAATAAGAAGAAACACAATCATGTAGCCCAAATACAGACCAGATTTATTTTTGCTACACTGGCTGGGAATTTTACTATTTGCCAAATTAGAATCATCATGTCTTTATTCTAAAAAAGTGGCAACACATCGTGCTTTATGTAATGAAAGCGCAAAAAAAggcttaaaaacaaaacagaaaagacaataATTTCCAAAAGATTAGAAAGGTTTTGTGCAGGAAGCCACAAGAACAAGCTTTactattattgttttttttaaatgttttttacatATTAGATAGTGAGGACATATTTATGTAGGGCAACATGCAATTTTT
Above is a window of Lates calcarifer isolate ASB-BC8 linkage group LG23, TLL_Latcal_v3, whole genome shotgun sequence DNA encoding:
- the lrrc59 gene encoding LOW QUALITY PROTEIN: leucine-rich repeat-containing protein 59 (The sequence of the model RefSeq protein was modified relative to this genomic sequence to represent the inferred CDS: deleted 2 bases in 2 codons) — encoded protein: MSKNSKVLNLKDKISGNEVDLSLCNLTEVPVRELALFPKATVVDLSCNNITSLPPEFCTLTHLVKVDLSKNQLTCLPDDLGNLVNLQHLDLYNNKLTELPVSFSQLRSLKWLDLKDNPLEPGLAKAAGDCLDEKQCKQCASKVLQHMRAIQDEVDRAREKRLLREKELERKREAKQREREAREKEARKREKAEEKEKRRKEYNAQMAALAAQEQQKKKSEEKKKKNGQAADKKVAVESARKPRRSLIGLLFKLLLLLLLGLVGVATTCRLTDLQKEAMCVPVNVAVDDGLSWAREQEGVVRQLVQNLSSAAKEFLESTQTSKN